The Flavobacterium sp. 140616W15 sequence TTAAGGAAGCTTATCTAAATTACTACGATAAACTAATAAACATTGCCAAGCGATTTAATTTTACTGTTCTTAGCCCACAGGATTTCGTTCAGGAGACTTTTTTACGATTATATAATAAAAGAGAATTACTCAATGAAGATGTTTTATTTGATAAACAATTGTTTACAATATGCAAAAACATCATTATAAATCATCTTAATAGAGAAAACAAACTAATTCAGCTTGATCCTCTAGAATTTCAAATGGAGCAAGAAGATACTGAAACAGATATTTTTGAAGAAAGAAGAGAAAAATTATACAACTTCATAAATCTACTTCCCGAACAACAACAAAAAATATTCACTTTACACAAACTGGAAAACCTTAGTTATAAAGAGATTGCATCAATTACAGATCTTTCTGAAAAAACGATTGCCAATCATATTTATCTTGCCAGTAAATTTATTCGAAAAAAAATAGAAGAGCATTAGGAACTTTTATGTTCTCGTTTGTTATAGATATAAACGGAAACATAAAATGCGTACTGAATCTTATAAAACAGATGTTACAACCAAAGAAGATGCAAGCTTCATTGTAGTACTTCTGCAGTTTATCATTTCTGATTGTATAATGAATTTTGATTTGGATAATAGTGACCATATTCTAAGAATCGAAACTAATAGAGATATTAAAGAAATGGTTTATGGTGTTTTTAACAAACAAGGATTTTATTGC is a genomic window containing:
- a CDS encoding RNA polymerase sigma factor; the encoded protein is MDNKKFILSLKKGNEASFKEAYLNYYDKLINIAKRFNFTVLSPQDFVQETFLRLYNKRELLNEDVLFDKQLFTICKNIIINHLNRENKLIQLDPLEFQMEQEDTETDIFEERREKLYNFINLLPEQQQKIFTLHKLENLSYKEIASITDLSEKTIANHIYLASKFIRKKIEEH